In Solanum lycopersicum chromosome 5, SLM_r2.1, the following are encoded in one genomic region:
- the LOC138348818 gene encoding uncharacterized protein, protein MAIDMNVHELLLIGDSDFLIYQVPGEFVVPECIITDNGAYLNSYLMRDICDHFKITHQNSTASRHHMNGAIEAANKNIKKILRKKIKNHRRWHEMLPYTLLGYRLTVKTSTGATLYMLLYRVEAIIPAEVQIPSLRIIKQDELRNAE, encoded by the exons ATGGCCATCGACATGAATGTCCATGAGTTGCTActtattggagattcagactTTTTGATTTATCAGGTTCCAGGAGA GTTTGTAGTACCAGAATGCATTATTACTGATAATGGTGCATATCTCAACAGTTACTTGATGAGAGATATATGTGATCATTTTAAGATTACTCACCAAAACTCAACCGCTTCTCGCCATCATATGAACGGAGCTATAGAGGCCGCcaataagaacatcaagaagattttgaggaaaaagattaaaaatcaCCGACGTTGGCATGAGATGCTGCCATACACTTTATTGGGCTATCGATTGACTGTCAAAACGTCGACTGGAGCTACTCTGTACATGCTTTTATACAGAGTGGAAGCAATCATACCTGCTGAAGTTCAGATACCGTCTTTGAGAATCATTAAACAAGATGAGCTCAGAAATGCTGAATGA